Part of the Muntiacus reevesi chromosome 8, mMunRee1.1, whole genome shotgun sequence genome is shown below.
AAACGCTTGAGCACAAATCTCTGAGGGTACCACATACCTACAGAGTGAACATTACTTGCTCTTTGTATCCGAATATATTCAAACGTATAAACACTGTCATTCATAAAATACAAGTTCATTTAGAAATGTTAATTCCTGGTACCTTTGTCATTTGGGCTATTTGTTTTCAACTAACTGATATGAAAACTGTACTATTATGTGAAGATCtccctattttctttttaattaaaaagggtATTCCAAAGGGGCAGAGAAGATGGaaatcaacaaaaaaaaaaattcagaggaagGTAGCTAGGTTATCTTCTGCTGGCAGTTACCATCTCTAGAGGCGCTGGCAGTCACCGCCCATAAAGGGATACTGGTAATAAATATGAGGATTAACCCAGTTTTGAAGAGagtaaaaattggaaaaatttaAAGCTTCCATTTATCTTATTGCTCTTCTTACAGCTACCCAGTGGAACgtggtctcattacttcatggggGGACATGGAGATCATGTGGAAGCATATCTATGATGATAACCTCAGGCTAAAGCCCTGTGATGGCCCAGTCTTGATTACAGAGTCAGCACTGAACCCACTGGCCAACCGGCAACGGGTCACAGAGGTGTTTTTTGAGCATCTGGAGGTTCCTGCCTTCTTTATGTCCATCCAGGGGGTGCTAGCTCTCTTTGCTGCTGGCTTCACAACTGGCTTTGTGCTGAATTCAGGTGCTGGGGTTACCCAGTGTGTACCCATCTTTGAGGGTTACTGTCTGCCTCATGGTGTCCAGCAGCTAGATCTGGCAGGTCTTGACCTCACCAACTACCTTGTGATGCTGCTGAAGGAGAATGGCATCATGCTGCTTCGTGCTTCAGACAGAAAGATTGTCACGGACATTAAGGAAACCTATTGCTATGTGGCAATGAACTTTGAAGAAGAAAAGGCCAAGAAATCTGACTGTATAGAGAAGATTTACCaactacctgatgggaagaggttCAAGCTCCATAGCCAGCTCTTTCATTGTCCAGAGGCCCTCTTTTCTCCAAGTCTCATGCACCTTGAGACCCCTGGCATTGATAAGATGTGCTTCAGCAGCATAATGAAATGCGATGCAGATCTGAGGAATGCTTTTTTCTCCAATATTATCCTTGCTGGGGGATCAACCTCTTTCCCTGGTTTAGATAAACGTCTAGTTAGGGATATAGCAAAGATGGTACCTGCCAACACCCCTGTGCAGGTTATTGCTCCCCCAGAAAGGAAAATATCAGTGTGGATGGGAGGCTCTATTCTTGCATCCCTGTCTGCCTTCCAGGACATGTGGATCACTGCTGCAGAATATAAAGAAGTTGGACCCAATATAGTACACCAGAGATGCTTCTGACTACAGATAACATGGTTAGGAGAAAATGTTTTGAGTATATGTGGCAGAAATCTTTGGATATTATATGTTTCTGGGAAGacagaaaatatttcaattattGGAATGTCTATGtctctcttgcatttctataatgGAAATAATGGAGAAGCAGTCAAATAATAGATGCTTACTGAGTTGAACCAAATTAAATGCTCATACTAAGTTACCTCAGT
Proteins encoded:
- the ACTRT3 gene encoding actin-related protein T3 isoform X2, translating into MSYYQLPVVIDNGSGVIKAGLAGSREPQFVYPDIVGRAKGLTGVEGAQEVCVGDQAEQRRNSLSISYPVERGLITSWGDMEIMWKHIYDDNLRLKPCDGPVLITESALNPLANRQRVTEVFFEHLEVPAFFMSIQGVLALFAAGFTTGFVLNSGAGVTQCVPIFEGYCLPHGVQQLDLAGLDLTNYLVMLLKENGIMLLRASDRKIVTDIKETYCYVAMNFEEEKAKKSDCIEKIYQLPDGKRFKLHSQLFHCPEALFSPSLMHLETPGIDKMCFSSIMKCDADLRNAFFSNIILAGGSTSFPGLDKRLVRDIAKMVPANTPVQVIAPPERKISVWMGGSILASLSAFQDMWITAAEYKEVGPNIVHQRCF
- the ACTRT3 gene encoding actin-related protein T3 isoform X1; protein product: MLGQGSLSSRETGGGGGMSYYQLPVVIDNGSGVIKAGLAGSREPQFVYPDIVGRAKGLTGVEGAQEVCVGDQAEQRRNSLSISYPVERGLITSWGDMEIMWKHIYDDNLRLKPCDGPVLITESALNPLANRQRVTEVFFEHLEVPAFFMSIQGVLALFAAGFTTGFVLNSGAGVTQCVPIFEGYCLPHGVQQLDLAGLDLTNYLVMLLKENGIMLLRASDRKIVTDIKETYCYVAMNFEEEKAKKSDCIEKIYQLPDGKRFKLHSQLFHCPEALFSPSLMHLETPGIDKMCFSSIMKCDADLRNAFFSNIILAGGSTSFPGLDKRLVRDIAKMVPANTPVQVIAPPERKISVWMGGSILASLSAFQDMWITAAEYKEVGPNIVHQRCF